A stretch of Maridesulfovibrio zosterae DSM 11974 DNA encodes these proteins:
- a CDS encoding NifU family protein yields the protein MRDKVEAALDKVRPLLQADGGNVELVEVTDKGIAKVRMQGACKGCPMSQITLRNAIERTLLKEIPELKGVEPAD from the coding sequence ATGCGCGATAAAGTGGAAGCCGCTCTGGATAAAGTCAGACCTCTTTTGCAGGCTGACGGCGGTAACGTTGAACTCGTTGAGGTAACGGACAAAGGCATCGCCAAAGTCCGCATGCAGGGTGCATGCAAAGGATGCCCGATGTCACAGATCACTTTGAGAAATGCTATTGAACGCACCCTTCTCAAAGAGATACCCGAACTTAAAGGCGTTGAGCCTGCCGATTAA